The genome window GATAACGTCTGTGTTGTAGCCGAACCCGGGCCGCGCTGACGCGCGGCGTCACGCACACTGAGCGCATCCGGCGCCGGTCCGTTCCGCGGGCCGGCGCTTTTCGCTCGGACCGGGCGGGCGCTGCTTGCGCGCGCGCCTTGGCATTGTGCTGGTGGGAGCCTATAGTAGGAGCCGGCCTGTTTGAACACACGGAGGGCAAGAAGAAATGCGCAAGTCACCCGCACGGATTTCGCGCAGGCGTGCGCTGGGAACGATGGCGGCCGTATCGGCGCCGTTCATCGTGCCGTCAACCGTATTCGGCGCCGCCGCGCCGTCAAACCGTATCACGGTTGGCATGATCGGCATGGGGCGGCAGGCCCTGTACGCCAACCTGAAGCCCTTCCTTATGTCCGAGCACACGGTCGTTGTGGCGGTCTGCGATGTGGACGCGTGGCGGCTCGAAAACGCCAAGCGGGATGTCGACCAGCATTACGGTAATGTTGATTGCTTCGCCTGTCGCGATTGGCGGGAGGTCATTGCACGCGACGACATCGACGCGGTCATGGTCAGCACGCCCGACCACTGGCACGTGCCGATTGCCCTCGCCGCGGTACGCAGGGGCAAGCACGTGAGTTGCGAGAAACCGCTCACGCTTTCCATTGCGGAGGGGCGCGTCCTCGCCGATGCCGTCAAGAAACAGGGCGTCGTGTTTCGCACGGACAGCGAATGCCGGTCGAATGCCTGGATGCACCGGGCCGCGGAATTGGTCGTAAACGGCTACATCGGCAAGCTCCGGCATATCGAAGCGACCGTCCCGGCGGGCGACGTGGCGGGCGGCAACCCCGCGCCCATGCCCGTGCCCGAGGAGCTCGACTACCCGATGTGGCTTGGCCCCGCGCCGGACAAGCCCTATACGGTGGACCGCGTTCACAAGCCGCGCTCCTATGACCGGGGCGGCTGGATGCGCTGCCGCGATACGTGCGAGGGGATGATCACCAACTGGGGCACGCACCTGCTCGACATCGTCCAGTGGGTCCACGGCTCCGAACGCACCGGCCCCGTCGAAGTGGAAGCCACGGGCCAATTCCCCGCGCCGGATTCAGGCTTGTGGAATGTGCTTCTGCAATTCCAGGCGCAGTTCCGCTATGCGGACGGCGTCACCGTCGCATACGGCACCAGCGAGGCACCCTATGTGAAGTTCGTGGGCGACGAGGGCTGGATACAGAGCACGTGGTTCCCCGGAGGCCGTCACAAGGAAGGCCTGACTGCCAGTACGGAATCGCTGCTCAACACGGCGTTGAAGGAAGGCGAAATCCGTCTGCCCCGGCGCGAGGACAAGGAAGATTTCATTTATGGCATCCGCACGCGCGAACCGGTCATGGCCGACGCGGAGATCGGGCATCGCACCTGTTCCATGGGCCAGATCGCGCACATCGCCATCCAAAGGGGCTGCAAACTCGCGTGGGAACCCGATTCGGAGCGTTTCGCGGATGACGAGACGGCGAACGCGCTGCTGGTTCGCCCCATGCGCGGAGACTGGATGAATCCATGAAACACGGCGTGTCTCTATTCGTGGCGGCCTGCTTGCTGCTTGCAGGCGGTGCGCATCGATGCTGGGGCGACGACACTGCGAACCCGTTCTTCGCCTTCAAGAACTGCATGGAAACCTCGGGTCCGCCCGAGGAAGATGCGCAGGCCGCGCTTCTGAAAGAGATCGGCTTCGACGGCTTCGACAATCGCGATCTGAACGGCATTGAGGCGGCGCTCGACGCGCTCGACCGGCACGGTCTGAGACTTTTTACCGTCTATTTCACGGTGCGGATCGACCCTGGCGAGATACCCTACAATCCGCGCCTGCCGGAAGTATTGCCCCTCCTGCGGGAGCGCGGCGTTGTCTTGTGGTGCAACACGCACAGCAAGCAGTTCCAGCCCTCCGATCCTGCGGGGGACGAACGCGCCGTGCCGATCTTCCGCGAAATCGCGGACCTCGCCGCCCCGCATGGCGTGCGCGTGGCGCCCTACCCGCACATCAACCTCTGGGTCGAATCGCCCGAGGACACGGTGCGGCTCGCGGACAAGGTGGACCGCCCGAACTTCGGCACGTCGTTCAACCTGTTCCACTGGCGCGCGCTAAGCGAACGCCGGCAGCCGCTGGAGGACGCAGTGCGCCGCGTCGCCCCGCGCATGATGGTCATGTCCATCAACGGCAATGACGGCACCACCGCCGTCGAAGGCATCTCGCCGCTGCAGGACGCTCAGATCGACGAGTACTATGCCGTTCTGAAAGCGTTTCGCGACGCCGGGTATCGCGGCCCGGTTGGCCTGCAGTGCTACCGGGTTGCCGGCGATCCCGCTGAGCATCTGCGTCAGTCGATGCAAGTCTGGCGCAGGCTTCAGCAACGTCTCGCGCAGGACGCCGCAACGCCGCAACGCGGATGGGCTCCTTGAGGCGCGCCATGGAACTCTCGCCTTCGGTATACGAACACGCTGCGCGCTTCGTGCGGCGCGCGCCGTGGGATGTCTCGCGCAATCCGGAACTGCTCTATCAAGCGCACGCGGCGGCCTACCGCTATTACCGCCAGACGCCCGTCATGCCGGGTATCGATATTTACAACCTCGAGCCCGAAGCCTACGGCGCGCCCGTGGAACGGCCCGAAGGCGAGAACATCCCCGCGATCCGGCGGCACGTGCTCGATTCCGCGCGGCGACTCTTCGACCTGAAGCCGCTGAACCCGAGACGCGACGGGCGCATCCCGATGCTGCTCGATGTGGCACTGCGTCTCCACGAGACGTTTCCCGAGGCCGTCATCCGCGTGCCGATCAGCGGTCCCTTCTCGATTGCGAGCAACCTCGTGGGATTCGATGCGTTGTTGCGGGAGTGTATCCTGGAGCCGGAGCTTGTCGCCGGGGCGCTCCTGCATCTGGCCGATGGGCAGTCCGCCTTCGCGGAAGCGGTGAAGGAAGCGGGCGTGGATGTCGCCTTCTTCGAATCGGCGGCGTGCCCGCCGCTGTTGTCGCCGGAGTTGTTCCGCCGCGTCGAACTGCCCGCGCTCCGCGAACTCATGGAGCGCATCGGGCGCATTGTGGGACATCCGATCCCGTGCATCATCGGCGGCAACACGGCGCCCATCGTCGAGGCCATGCTCGAAACCGGCACGGGCTATCTGGTCTGCCCGTTCGAGACGGACCAGCCGCGGTTCCTGGCGAAAGTGCGCGACCGCATGGACGTGCGCGTGCGCGTGAACGGCGACATGCGCATCGTCTCGCGCGGCACATGGGAACAGATTCAAGCGGAAGTGGAGAGACTCATGGTGGTCATCGCGGGCCGGACCAACACCTGCCTTGGCACCGGCGCGCTCCCGTATGAGACACCGCCGGAAAACGTGCGCAGGATGATGGAATACGTCGCGGCGCTGCCGGATGTGCCCGGCGTCCCCGCCCCGTAGCGGCGGCATCCGTTACGGTTCAAGCGCGCGCCAGGTCTTCACGGACTCGTAGGCTGCGAGAGCGCGTCCACGCGCCTCCTGATGATTCACAATTGGCGCGGGGTATTTGCCGCCCTGCCGCACTTGCGGCGCGTGAGCGCCCGCGCCCGGCACATGCGCCAGTTCGGGAATCCATGTGCGCACGTACGTGCCGTCCGGGTCGAACTTCCGGCCCTGTAATTCCGGATTGAACACGCGGAAATAGGGGGCGGCGTCCGCGCCGCAACCCGCTACCCATTGCCAGCCCAGCGTGTTGTTCGCCAGGTCCGCGTCGACGAGCGTATCCCAGAACCAGCGCGCGCCCTCCTGCCAAGGGAGGAGCAGGTCCTTCACGAGAAACGAGGCGGCGATCATGCGCACGCGGTTGTGCATCCAGCCGGAGGTCCATAGTTCGCGCATGCCCGCGTCGACAATGGGGTAGCCGGTGCGCCCTTTCCGCCACGCACGCAGCGCATGCGC of Candidatus Hydrogenedentota bacterium contains these proteins:
- a CDS encoding Gfo/Idh/MocA family oxidoreductase, with product MRKSPARISRRRALGTMAAVSAPFIVPSTVFGAAAPSNRITVGMIGMGRQALYANLKPFLMSEHTVVVAVCDVDAWRLENAKRDVDQHYGNVDCFACRDWREVIARDDIDAVMVSTPDHWHVPIALAAVRRGKHVSCEKPLTLSIAEGRVLADAVKKQGVVFRTDSECRSNAWMHRAAELVVNGYIGKLRHIEATVPAGDVAGGNPAPMPVPEELDYPMWLGPAPDKPYTVDRVHKPRSYDRGGWMRCRDTCEGMITNWGTHLLDIVQWVHGSERTGPVEVEATGQFPAPDSGLWNVLLQFQAQFRYADGVTVAYGTSEAPYVKFVGDEGWIQSTWFPGGRHKEGLTASTESLLNTALKEGEIRLPRREDKEDFIYGIRTREPVMADAEIGHRTCSMGQIAHIAIQRGCKLAWEPDSERFADDETANALLVRPMRGDWMNP
- a CDS encoding TIM barrel protein, whose amino-acid sequence is MKHGVSLFVAACLLLAGGAHRCWGDDTANPFFAFKNCMETSGPPEEDAQAALLKEIGFDGFDNRDLNGIEAALDALDRHGLRLFTVYFTVRIDPGEIPYNPRLPEVLPLLRERGVVLWCNTHSKQFQPSDPAGDERAVPIFREIADLAAPHGVRVAPYPHINLWVESPEDTVRLADKVDRPNFGTSFNLFHWRALSERRQPLEDAVRRVAPRMMVMSINGNDGTTAVEGISPLQDAQIDEYYAVLKAFRDAGYRGPVGLQCYRVAGDPAEHLRQSMQVWRRLQQRLAQDAATPQRGWAP